ATCAGAATGCCATCCAAAAATTGTTCAGCGAAATTGCAGAACGATATGCTGATCGTCAGGGTGGTTATACTCGGATTATAAAAATCGGACCTCGCCGTGGGGACGGTGCCCCGATGGTATATCTCGAGCTTGTAGACTAATATAGTTTTATGGTAAAAAGGGTAAAGTGGAATCCATGATTCTTACCCTTTTTTTCTTTTTTCAGGATAAATAGATGGATCGTAAGAATGGAACAAAAGAATTTACACGTCTGCAAGTCGAGTTTGGCGAAGAAGTGGTTAAAGTCCGCTTCAAATCTAAAGAATGGAGCCCTCAAAAACATCTGGATAACTCGACGATGGAGTCATTTTGAGGGCTATTCCCGTTCTTTGGCCTCTTCGCTTAGTGCGAACTGGAAGGCTGTCCTTAGTGAATTCTTCAGTTCCGTCCAAGATTATCGTCCATAAAGAACAACGTCTGTAAGGATAAATAGGTGTGAGCAAGGGGGGCTATGATGAATCCGGTTGTCCAGTTTAAAGATGTCTGTTTTCAGTATCCCGGATCTAAAGAAGATTGGGCAGTCAACAACGTCTCATTTGATGTAAATCGGGGGGAATATATTTCTATCATTGGGGCAAACGGCTCAGGGAAGTCGACATTGGCCAAATTAATGAATGCCTTAATCTTACCTGCAAAAGGGTCTATTAAGATGAACGGAAAGGAAACACATCTTGACAAGCATGTATGGGAAATCAGAAGACAGGCGGGATTGGTCTTTCAAAACCCCGACAATCAAATTGTGGGAACAACCGTCGAAAATGATATCGTGTTTGGCTTAGAAAATCTGGGCTTAACAAGGGATGAAATCAGGAATCGAATGGAAGAAGCCCTTCAATTAGTTGGGTTATATCATCTGAAACATGCCGAGCCACACCATCTTTCAGGGGGTCAGAAACAAAAGGTGGCCATTGCCGGCATAATAGCAATGAAACCGGATGTATTAATTCTCGACGAAG
This is a stretch of genomic DNA from Microaerobacter geothermalis. It encodes these proteins:
- a CDS encoding energy-coupling factor transporter ATPase; translated protein: MMNPVVQFKDVCFQYPGSKEDWAVNNVSFDVNRGEYISIIGANGSGKSTLAKLMNALILPAKGSIKMNGKETHLDKHVWEIRRQAGLVFQNPDNQIVGTTVENDIVFGLENLGLTRDEIRNRMEEALQLVGLYHLKHAEPHHLSGGQKQKVAIAGIIAMKPDVLILDEATSMLDPKGRNDVVETAKRLNKEEGITVIQITHFLDEVMESDRIMVMSQGRLHMQGTPREIFSKGRELEEIGLRVPLSIEIANQLREEGIPLSREILTQDELVEELWKYLSKD